A single region of the Terriglobia bacterium genome encodes:
- a CDS encoding VOC family protein — protein sequence MEEIANIGVLFIAGFGPIVRDAAASRKLYSQILAIPFKEEKGGYLHTEGLEGAKTFALWPLSEAAQSCYGKDSWPSDVPVPQAWIEFDVEDVEKATAQLESRGYRMLVKNKKEPWGQIVSRFIAPEGLVTGITFTPSMREEK from the coding sequence ATGGAAGAAATCGCAAATATCGGAGTCCTGTTTATCGCAGGCTTTGGCCCGATTGTTCGTGACGCGGCCGCAAGCCGCAAACTGTACAGCCAGATTTTGGCGATACCCTTCAAAGAGGAAAAGGGAGGTTACCTTCATACGGAGGGTTTGGAGGGCGCAAAGACATTCGCCTTGTGGCCACTGTCCGAGGCAGCTCAATCATGTTACGGGAAGGATTCGTGGCCCAGCGATGTTCCTGTCCCGCAAGCCTGGATTGAGTTTGATGTTGAAGACGTCGAAAAGGCCACAGCGCAGCTCGAATCACGAGGGTATCGAATGCTGGTCAAAAACAAAAAAGAACCGTGGGGTCAGATTGTCAGTCGTTTCATCGCGCCGGAAGGACTAGTGACCGGGATCACCTTCACCCCATCGATGCGAGAAGAGAAATAG